From Vicia villosa cultivar HV-30 ecotype Madison, WI unplaced genomic scaffold, Vvil1.0 ctg.000938F_1_1, whole genome shotgun sequence, the proteins below share one genomic window:
- the LOC131632362 gene encoding auxin-induced protein X10A-like, with translation MGFRFASMIRRASSSKAIAMPKGYVAVYVGEKQTRYVIPISYLTQPSFQDLLSQAEEEFGYDHPMGGLTIPCTEDVFQISTHTTMGFRFPSMIRRASSSKAMAMPKGCVAVYVGEKQKRFVIPISYLNQPSFQDLLSQAEEEFGYDHPMGGLTIPCTEDVFQSITCGLNNEL, from the exons ATGGGTTTTCGTTTTGCTAGTATGATCAGAAGAGCATCATCTTCAAAAGCTATAGCCATGCCAAAAGGATATGTTGCTGTGTATGTTGGAGAGAAACAGACGCGGTATGTGATTCCAATTTCATACTTGACTCAACCATCATTTCAAGACTTGCTGAGTCAAGCCGAGGAAGAGTTTGGATACGATCATCCGATGGGTGGCCTCACCATTCCTTGCACAGAAGATGTCTTCCAAA TTTCAACGCATACAACAATGGGTTTTCGTTTTCCTAGTATGATCAGAAGAGCATCATCTTCAAAAGCTATGGCCATGCCAAAAGGATGTGTTGCTGTGTATGTTGGAGAGAAACAAAAGCGATTTGTGATCCCAATATCATACTTGAACCAACCGTCGTTTCAAGACTTGCTGAGTCAAGCCGAGGAAGAGTTTGGATACGACCATCCAATGGGTGGTCTCACCATTCCTTGCACAGAAGATGTCTTCCAAAGTATAACTTGTGGCTTGAATAATGAGCTATGA
- the LOC131632361 gene encoding auxin-responsive protein SAUR68-like: protein MGFRITSIIRRASFSRTQGSTKGLEVPKGYLAVYVGHKMRRFVIPVSYLNQSLFQELLNEAEEEFGFDHPMGGLTIPYISFSTNPITKKKKTMGFRITSIIRRASFSATQGSTKGLEVPKGYVAVYVGDKMRRFVIPVSYLNQPLFQELLNQAEEEFGYDHPMGGLTIPCSEDEFLTLTSRLN, encoded by the exons ATGGGTTTCCGCATAACAAGTATTATCAGAAGGGCTTCATTTTCCAGAACTCAAGGATCTACCAAGGGATTAGAAGTTCCTAAAGGCTATCTTGCTGTCTATGTTGGACACAAAATGAGGCGGTTTGTGATTCCGGTATCATACTTGAACCAATCATTGTTTCAAGAATTATTAAATGAAGCAGAAGAAGAATTTGGATTTGATCATCCAATGGGCGGGCTTACAATTCCAT ATATTTCTTTCTCGACCAATCctataaccaaaaaaaaaaaaacaatgggtTTCCGCATAACAAGTATTATCAGAAGGGCTTCATTTTCCGCAACCCAAGGATCTACCAAAGGACTTGAAGTTCCTAAAGGCTATGTTGCTGTCTACGTTGGAGATAAAATGAGACGGTTTGTGATTCCGGTATCATATTTGAACCAACCATTGTTTCAAGAGTTATTAaatcaagcagaagaagaattcGGATATGATCATCCAATGGGTGGTCTAACAATTCCATGCAGTGAAGATGAATTCCTAACCCTCACTTCACGCTTGAATTGA